The DNA region TCGGAACCTACATGCTGGCGCTCGCCGCCTTCGACAATGGCGTGCCGTTCTATCCTGTCGTGCCAACCTCCACCATTGACCTGTCCCTCGCGCACGGTGACCTGATCCCCATCGAGGAACGAAATCCGCAGGAAGTGTTGGGGCTGGAATTTGAAGGTCAGCGCGTTGCGCCGCAGAACGCCAAAGCGCGCAATATCGCATTCGATGTGACGCCAAATCGCTTGGTGACCGGCATCGTCACCGAGAACGGTGTGGCGTATCCGCCATTCGATGCAAGTTTGAGGCACATGGTCGAGAAAAAATCCTGATAAACTCGCGGGCTGAAAAACTTTACATTCACAATAGCCCGTGATAAACTTTCGTCCGTTCGTCATTCCAGCGCACTCCGCAAGGGTGCGCCTTTTTCTGCGAGTTGTGCATGGATATCCTACTTACCGGCTCTGTAGCCTACGACTACCTGATGACCTTCCCCGGTCATTTCAAGGAACAAATTCTCCCCGAACGCCTCGAGTCCATCAGCCTTTCCTTTCTGGTGGAGTCGATGTCCAAACAGCGCGGCGGCATCGCCCCCAACATCGCCTACACCATGGCATTGCTCGGCAAACGTCCGCGCGTGATGGCAACCGTCGGCGAGGACTTTGGCGACTATCGCGAATGGCTGGAAGCCAAGGGCGTGGATACATCCCTGATGAAGGTCGTCCCCGGCGTGTTCACCGCCTCGTTCTTCGCGACGACGGATAAAGCCTCCGCCCAGATCGCTTCGTTCTACCCGGGGGCGATGGCGCACTCCGCCACCCAATCCCTGAAAGAGTTGGATCCAAAACCCGATCTTGTCATCGTCTCTCCCAGTTCGCCCGATGCGATGATGAAATTCCCAGCCGAATGCCGCGAGCTGGATATTCCCTATCTGTATGATCCCAGCCAGCAGGTCCTGCGCCTTGAAGGCGCGGAACTTGCGCGCGACATGGAAGGCGCAAACTTCCTGTTCTGCAACGATTACGAATTCGGTTTGATCTCGAAGAAGACCGGCTGGAGCCTCGACCAGATGCTCGAACACGTCAAGGTGTTGGTCATCACGCGCGGCAAAGATGGCGCAGACCTGTACTCCGGCGGCGACACCGTCCACATCCCCACCGTGCCCGAAGATGAAGTGGTGGATCCCACCGGCGTGGGCGATGCCTTCCGCGGCGGGTTCCTTGCCGGTTACTCGCACGGCTTCGATTGGAAATTGTGCGGCGAGATCGGCTCGCTTTCCGCGGTATACTGCCTTGAACAGCGCGGCACGCAGAACCACACCTACACCCGCGAAGAATTTGTCAAACGCTTCCGCCGGCACTTCGATGACGGCGGCAAGTTGGATGTTTTATTGAAGTAAATTCCATAGTCATTCTGAACGAAGCGAAGAATCTCATGTCCTTTTTGCAGAGACTCTTCGCCCCGCTCGGAGTGACAACAACCAAAGAGTTAAATAAAGGAGCACTACATGAGCAATTACGATATTAAAGATATTCAAATGGCAGAAGGCGGACGCCGCCGAATTGATTGGGCGGAGCGCGAAATGCCCGTACTGCGTTCCATCCGCGAGCGATTTAAGAAAGAGAAGCCGCTTAAGGGGCTGCGTTTATCCTGCTGTTTGCACGTGACCACTGAAACTGCGAACCTGATGATCACCCTGCAGGAAGGCGGCGCGGACCTTGTCCTGACTGCCTCGAACCCGCTCTCCACGCAGGATGATGTTGCGGCTGCATTGGTGAATCAATACGAAATCCCCGTCTTTGCGATCAAGGGTGAAGACAAGGTTACATACTTCAAGCACATCCGCGCTGCGCTGGAGCACATGCCCCACATGACACAGGACGACGGCGCAGACCTCGTTTCCTCCCTGTTCTTCATCGAGATGGGACGCTTTGAAAAGCTCGAACCATCCCTCGCTGCCTGGGCAAAAAGCCTGAGCGAAGAAGAACGCAAGCAGATGCTCAAGAACGTCATCGGCGGCACCGAAGAGACCACCACCGGCGTCATCCGCCTGAAGGCGATGGAAGCTGACGGCGTGTTGAAGTTCCCTGTCATTGCGGTCAACGATGCGCTCACCAAGCATCTCTTCGACAACCGCTACGGCACGGGTCAATCCACCGTAGACGGCATCATCCGCGCAACCAACGTCCTGCTGGCTGGCAAGACCTTTGTTGTGGCAGGTTACGGCTGGTGCGGACGCGGTCTCGCTTCGCGCGCGCGCGGCATGGGCGCACATGTCGTTGTCACCGAGATCGATCCGATGAAGGCGTTGGAAGCGGTCATGGATGGCTATCAGGTCATGCCGATGCTCGATGCGGCACAGCTTGGCGACATCTTCTGCACTGTGACCGGCGACTTGAACGTGCTCGACAAGCACCACTTCGAAGTGATGAAGGACGGCGCATTGGTTGCCAACTCCGGTCACTTTAATGTTGAGATCAACATTCCCTCGCTGGCTGCAATGAGCGTAGGCGAACCCAATCTCGTCCGCCCGTTCGTCGAGCAGTACACCACCAAGGATGGACGCAAGATCAACATCCTCGGCGAAGGCCGCTTGATCAACCTCGCCTCCGCCGAAGGGCATCCTGCTTCCGTTATGGATATGTCGTTCGCCAACCAGGCGTTGTCCGCGGAATACATGGCGAAGAACGCCGATAAACTGGAGAAGAAAGTCTACTCCGTGCCGACCGAGATCGACAACGAGATCGCGCGTCTCAAACTCGAAGCAATGGGTGTGAAGATCGACATCCTTACCGATGAGCAGTTGAAGTACCTGAGTTCCTGGGAAGAAGGAACCTAATCGGTTCTGGTGAGCGGTAATCAGTAAAACGAACAGCCCCGCGGATGAAAGTCCGCGGGGCTGTTTATTGTAAATCGATCAGGCTTTTTACTTTTTTCTATGGACAGGTCATAATCGCGACCGTAATGGACGCTTTGCCTGTTACATTGAATGCCTCTACACCGTATTGTATGGGCACATTCATCGGGAAGGGACCAAACGGCGGAAGATTAAATGAAGTGGTATTTGCTGGAACGCTTGTCAGCAAAGCGCCATTTCGGTAGATATTGAACCCATCTTCGTTGTTGGATGCGTCTTCCCAATTCAAAACACCCTGATAAAGGTAGATCGGCGGCGGACCTGGATTGATTTGGGCGCAGTTCTTGACAAAGGTTGGGTTATTGACTGGCGTAGGAATGGACGGCGTCAGCGTGAGAGTTGCTGTCGGCGTCAGCGATGGCGTGGGTGTCGGCGGGGTTGGGTATTCCGGCAGGTTGGCGGTATTCCCGCTGACGGTCGCAAACTGCCCCCACAGCCAGCAGGTGCCGCCGCCCGGTGTGCGGATGATCCAATAGCCGGTGGAGGTGCTCTTGCCGACCACTTCCGCGCTCTGCCCGACGTTCAAACCGCCGATCAGGTCGTATTGGGTGCTGGGTCCCGTGCGGCAGTTCGTGTTCGTGCTGACCGTTACGGTCGGGACGGACGGCGTGGGCGTGGACTCCGGCGCGGCGGTGAACTCCGGTGTGGCGGTATCCAGCGGCAGGGATGGCGTTGCGGTCTCCTGCGGCTGAGCCAGCGCGGTAACGGTCAACGCAAGGTCTGGAGTCGGGGTCAGGTCTTCACCGCCGGGCAGGTTGCAGGCGGAAAGCGCAGCAACCAACAGCAGGGATAGCAATAGATTGAATTTTCTTTGATACATTTCTCTCTCCTTTGAAACGATTATGACATAACTTGATGGGAGGTCAAGCGGACAGGTGTGCGATATTGGTACTATTGACCGAGGGCGGCATCCGCACAGATTCTCAATTCATGGAAACGGAAATGAAAAGAATGACCATCATGTAGAACAGCCAAAAGATGATCAACGCGATCCCGGTTGTGATGATGGCAGCCTTCAATCCCCTTGTCTTATAGAGCGCTGCGAAAAATACGACTCCCAACACGATGAATGCAAGCAATGCGAATAGTATGCTAAACGACACGATTTCTCCTTAAACCGGTTGGTAAAACGCTGGTATTGTCTCCGGATTTCTATCGTTCGAACGCCGTGCAGACCGCTCCCCACTCATCCATGGACAGCGTTTCGGCGCGGCGCATCGGGTCAATGCCGGCGGAAGCAAGCAGGGACTCGGCTTCCGCTGTGGAGATGTGAAGCCCCGAAGAGAGCGAGTTCCGCAGTGTCTTGCGTTTTTGAGAAAAGCCCGCTTTGATCAATTTGAAGAAGGTATCCAGCATTCCGGTTGGGATACGCGGCTCATCGTGTATGTCTATGCGCAAGATGGCGGAGTCCACTTTTGGGGCGGGATGAAAGGCTCCGGCGGGAATCTTCGCCGCGATTCGGGGCTGACCGTATACCTGCACGCTCAACGCAAGCAGACTCAAGTCCCCGGGCTGGGCGCAGATGCGTTCCGCCACCTCCTTCTGGATGGTCAGCACAACGCGGCGCGGCTTGGGATCGCTTTCGAGAAAATGGCGGATGATCGCAGAGGTGATGTTGTACGGGATGTTCGCCGCGACAATGTAATCCGGCTGATCCACGAGTTCGGAGATGGACAATTTCAGGATGTCACCGTGTACCACGCGCACGTTCGGATACGGGGCGAGAACTGCCTGAAGCGGGGAAAGCAGATCCGGGTCCAGTTCGACCGCTGTCACATTGCGGGCAGAGACAGCCAGATGGCGCGTCAAACTTCCGAGCCCGGGACCGATCTCCAATACACAGTCATCTTCCAGGATCTCAGCGGTTTTAGCGATCTTCTCCAGCGCGGATTCATCCTGCAAAAAGTTTTGACCCAGGCGTTTATCGGCGCGCAGACCGTAGCGTTTGAGCACGGCGGCGGCATTGAGCGGAGGGATGGCTGGTTTGTTCATTCGCAGATCGAGACTGTGCTTTCTTCTTCGGAGGAAGTCGTTGTGCTGATGGTCGAGGGCCATGTGCCGTTTTGGAAGCGCGCGGAGTAGTCACGCAGGACGCCGAAGTCGGCTTCAAGGACATAGATGCGTTTATTGAAGACCGGGTCGAAAACGCGCCCCTGCTTGAAAATATCCTGCGGGAAACTGGCAAACGCGATGTTTTGAAGCGGCATTTGCGTGCCGAGACACGCCAGTTGACCGAGCTGTTCCGGCGCGAAATCGGTGCGGATATTGTCTTTGAACGATTCGATCAATTTCGGGATCTGCGTCACCACCATGGGGCTGGTGAGTTTTTTCTGCAGGGCGCATACCACCATGTTCTGGTTGTTCGTGCGCTCAAAGGCTCCGCCGCTGCGGTTGCGCACCACCTTCAAGGTTTGATCTCCGTCCAGCGTGTGAAACCCGATGGGCAGTCCGGTATTCCTTGCGGTCTGCCGGTCCGGGATGTTGAGTTCAACACCGCCGACGGCGTTGACGATGTTGACGAAGGTCCGCATGTTGACGGTGACGTAATGGTCGATCTTGATGCCGAAATTGATGTTGAGCGTCAGCGCAAGCAGACCGGAGCCGCCGCTGGGATCGTCCCAATACTTGAAACCGGGCTGACCATACAGGAATGCCTGATTGAGCTTTTCATGATCCTGCCCGTTGAGGTTGTCGGCGATGTGCGGAATTTCCACCCACAGGTCGCGCGGAAACTCCAGTACAGTGACCTTGGGAGTCACGAAATCCACGCGCAGGATGCGGATGGCATCCGCCAGCCCATAGGTGTAGTTGTCGCCGCGCGTATCCGCGCCGATGACGAGAATGTTCATCACGTTCGGTCCGCCGCATTTGGCGGCGGGCGTGTTGGTGGCGAAGGAAATGGTCGGCGCAAGTGTGACTTGTCCGACCGGGGATGGGGCGGGTGAAGCTGTCCAGGTGGGCGGCAAAGTCTGTGCGGGCAGGACTGGTCCGAGCGGCTGACTGGCAAAAGCGCGATAGGTTTGCGCGGCGTTAATGCCGATGATCACCACCATCGACACGGCGATGACGGACAAGATGGCAATGATGGTTTTTTGTGGGCGCGTCATCGCAGGAAGCTCGGGATCACAGGCGGGGCGGGCGCGAGGAAATACACCGTCACCCAGCCGGTCAGTCCGCCGATATTGTCGTCGTTGTAGCCGAGGTCGATCCATTTGGTGCGCGGGACTCCCAGCGCGGTTTCGATGATCGGTCCGCCGCCGGTATCGCCGATGGTGGCAAGCCCATAGCCGGGAATGTACACGCGCAAACCCGCCAATTGCGGATAAATGGAATAATCCACCGCCACGATACCAAACCCGGCGCGCGCGCCGCTCGCTGTGCGGTAGGAACATCCGCCCGTGCCAATATTGCAGGGCGAATACCACGTGGCGTACATTTCCGTCACATACCAGTATTCGTGCGGAGACCCGCCGCCGACCGGCGAAAGCACGATCTTCAAGCCGCGTCCTACGATTTGCGTTTGCGGTTCGCTCAACATCGTTTCCTGTTCCACTTCACGACTTGCCTCGGTGCCATTCTCGTAGCGGATGCGCGTGCGCACCATCGCCACGCCCTCCACGCCGGGCTGGATGATCTCGTCCTGTCCGAACGGCAGGTCGGGCGCTTCCCGGGTTTCAGTCTCGAAGGGGATGGCTTCCAACTCGACCCGGATGGATTCGGTGACTCTTGTCACCTGGATCTGACCATCCGCGGGCGGCGCTTCATGCTCTGCAGGACGGCTGGTATCCAACCCTACGAGCGGAATCCCCGCCTGTGCCAGCGCCTCCCCCACCGTCCCTGCGGCGGAGCGGATGTGAATCACCTCGCCGCCGGTCGCGACGAACAGGTCACGGGCGGGAGTCAAGCTCACGGTCATAGGACCAAGGATCGGCGAGTCAGGAGGCGGGAAGATGTCGTCATGGATGCTGAGCGGGAGCCCGGCGTCGGTCAGTGCCTCCCCCACCGTCAACGCGGAGGTTCGGATTTCCTGCCCGCCATCCGATGTAACCAGCGTGAGCGTCACCGCGCGGCGCAGTTGCAGTTGAATGGCTCCGCCCTCCGTAATGGCATCCTCCAACGTGTGCGGAATGCCATTGACGAAAACGCGGTCATCCATGCTCGGCGCAATGCCAGCCTGCGTCAGGATCACCAATGGTACGCGCTCGCTGGAATGAATATTGATCGTGTTCTCACCGTCAAGGATGGTGATGGATTTGCTGACCGGCTGGCACGCGGCTAGTGTAAGAAACAGCGCGAACGCCAGCCATTGAAGATGTTTCATGGATGTAATTATATACTACGGACACCTTTGGGAAATCGAAAAAGTGGAACAATCCTCCATGTAATGGACGCGGTCAATGCTGGTGTGTTCCTTATGTTAGACGGCAGCACAAACATCCCGGCTGGTTGGGCGGCGATCCGAACTGGATTGCTTGGTTAATATCAAGCGGACTGAAGCCTGTCTTTTCCGACATGGTTTCCTTCTGAAGCCAAGTTTCCCCGATCAATCCCAATGTCTCCCTGCCCACAACCCACCAGGCAGCATATTCCTCGTTCATGAAAACTTCAGTGTTCGGAGGGCGGGAGACATTGTATGCGGCTTCCATCGCGGCGGCGTAACCTATGCCGTCCATGCGGATCGGCAGGGTGAAGATAATATTTCAGGGAACTGTTACTATAAAGATTGTTTCATCAGTATATGGCTCAAAATCAGACTCGCCATCATTAATGTCCTGCGTAAGTTTGAACTCTTGGGAAACCGTATACGTGCCAGATACCCAATTATCGATCACAATCGTCATCCAAACACATTCCCACCCTTCATCATTAGTAAAATATGTGTAATCAATATTGCTTGAAGGCACGATCTTGTCTTCAAGCTTGTAGGTAACTTGAATAAATGCAAGATTGCCTTGCAAGATATCTTGATTTGTTGCGCACCATGCATAACCAACCCTGACAGGACCTCGTTCGGTCAATGTAATGGGGATTGGTTGAAGGTTGTCGATAAAATC from Anaerolineales bacterium includes:
- a CDS encoding carbohydrate kinase family protein; the protein is MDILLTGSVAYDYLMTFPGHFKEQILPERLESISLSFLVESMSKQRGGIAPNIAYTMALLGKRPRVMATVGEDFGDYREWLEAKGVDTSLMKVVPGVFTASFFATTDKASAQIASFYPGAMAHSATQSLKELDPKPDLVIVSPSSPDAMMKFPAECRELDIPYLYDPSQQVLRLEGAELARDMEGANFLFCNDYEFGLISKKTGWSLDQMLEHVKVLVITRGKDGADLYSGGDTVHIPTVPEDEVVDPTGVGDAFRGGFLAGYSHGFDWKLCGEIGSLSAVYCLEQRGTQNHTYTREEFVKRFRRHFDDGGKLDVLLK
- the ahcY gene encoding adenosylhomocysteinase → MSNYDIKDIQMAEGGRRRIDWAEREMPVLRSIRERFKKEKPLKGLRLSCCLHVTTETANLMITLQEGGADLVLTASNPLSTQDDVAAALVNQYEIPVFAIKGEDKVTYFKHIRAALEHMPHMTQDDGADLVSSLFFIEMGRFEKLEPSLAAWAKSLSEEERKQMLKNVIGGTEETTTGVIRLKAMEADGVLKFPVIAVNDALTKHLFDNRYGTGQSTVDGIIRATNVLLAGKTFVVAGYGWCGRGLASRARGMGAHVVVTEIDPMKALEAVMDGYQVMPMLDAAQLGDIFCTVTGDLNVLDKHHFEVMKDGALVANSGHFNVEINIPSLAAMSVGEPNLVRPFVEQYTTKDGRKINILGEGRLINLASAEGHPASVMDMSFANQALSAEYMAKNADKLEKKVYSVPTEIDNEIARLKLEAMGVKIDILTDEQLKYLSSWEEGT
- a CDS encoding SH3 domain-containing protein, which gives rise to MYQRKFNLLLSLLLVAALSACNLPGGEDLTPTPDLALTVTALAQPQETATPSLPLDTATPEFTAAPESTPTPSVPTVTVSTNTNCRTGPSTQYDLIGGLNVGQSAEVVGKSTSTGYWIIRTPGGGTCWLWGQFATVSGNTANLPEYPTPPTPTPSLTPTATLTLTPSIPTPVNNPTFVKNCAQINPGPPPIYLYQGVLNWEDASNNEDGFNIYRNGALLTSVPANTTSFNLPPFGPFPMNVPIQYGVEAFNVTGKASITVAIMTCP
- the rsmA gene encoding 16S rRNA (adenine(1518)-N(6)/adenine(1519)-N(6))-dimethyltransferase RsmA, which gives rise to MNKPAIPPLNAAAVLKRYGLRADKRLGQNFLQDESALEKIAKTAEILEDDCVLEIGPGLGSLTRHLAVSARNVTAVELDPDLLSPLQAVLAPYPNVRVVHGDILKLSISELVDQPDYIVAANIPYNITSAIIRHFLESDPKPRRVVLTIQKEVAERICAQPGDLSLLALSVQVYGQPRIAAKIPAGAFHPAPKVDSAILRIDIHDEPRIPTGMLDTFFKLIKAGFSQKRKTLRNSLSSGLHISTAEAESLLASAGIDPMRRAETLSMDEWGAVCTAFER
- a CDS encoding LCP family protein, which encodes MTRPQKTIIAILSVIAVSMVVIIGINAAQTYRAFASQPLGPVLPAQTLPPTWTASPAPSPVGQVTLAPTISFATNTPAAKCGGPNVMNILVIGADTRGDNYTYGLADAIRILRVDFVTPKVTVLEFPRDLWVEIPHIADNLNGQDHEKLNQAFLYGQPGFKYWDDPSGGSGLLALTLNINFGIKIDHYVTVNMRTFVNIVNAVGGVELNIPDRQTARNTGLPIGFHTLDGDQTLKVVRNRSGGAFERTNNQNMVVCALQKKLTSPMVVTQIPKLIESFKDNIRTDFAPEQLGQLACLGTQMPLQNIAFASFPQDIFKQGRVFDPVFNKRIYVLEADFGVLRDYSARFQNGTWPSTISTTTSSEEESTVSICE
- a CDS encoding G5 domain-containing protein, with translation MKHLQWLAFALFLTLAACQPVSKSITILDGENTINIHSSERVPLVILTQAGIAPSMDDRVFVNGIPHTLEDAITEGGAIQLQLRRAVTLTLVTSDGGQEIRTSALTVGEALTDAGLPLSIHDDIFPPPDSPILGPMTVSLTPARDLFVATGGEVIHIRSAAGTVGEALAQAGIPLVGLDTSRPAEHEAPPADGQIQVTRVTESIRVELEAIPFETETREAPDLPFGQDEIIQPGVEGVAMVRTRIRYENGTEASREVEQETMLSEPQTQIVGRGLKIVLSPVGGGSPHEYWYVTEMYATWYSPCNIGTGGCSYRTASGARAGFGIVAVDYSIYPQLAGLRVYIPGYGLATIGDTGGGPIIETALGVPRTKWIDLGYNDDNIGGLTGWVTVYFLAPAPPVIPSFLR